The Bacteroides fragilis NCTC 9343 genome includes the window GAGACAAAGGGACTACACATCCGGTAGGTATGAAAAAGCCTAATGAATTAGGATTGTACGACATGAGTGGCAATGTATGGGAATGGTGTGACAATTGGTACACTCAAGAATACTCTCAAAACGGTAAATCTGTCCATCCCGGATGGCCATTTAATGGTACATCTGCCTTTTTCCGCCGGGTCTTGCGAGGTGGTAGTTGGGGTGGTACTGCAAAAGGCTGCCGAGTGTCATATATTGACTATGACGTGCCAAACTATCGTGATGAATATGGAGGTTTTAGGCTTGTTTTAGTACCGGACTCAGTACAGACTGCCAATTAAAAAGAGGAATCCCTCAGAATTTAGGTATGATCCAATAAAAGAGATAATGCAAGGAAAGCAAAAAACCTCCATAATTTGATTATGGAGGTTCTTGTGATCGCGACAGGATTCAAACCTGTAACCGGCTGATCCGTAGTCAGCTACTCTATTCAGTTGAGCTACGCGACCGTTTATCGTTATTTTCTTAGAGTGACCGCGACAGGATTCAAACCTGTAACCGGCTGATCCGTAGTCAGCTACTCTATTCAGTTGAGCTACGCGGCCATTTGTTAAACCTTAAAGTGATCGCGACAGGATTCAAACCTGTAACCGGCTGATCCGTAGTCAGCTACTCTATTCAGTTGAGCTACGCGACCATTGTTTTTGTTTAACGGGTGCAAAGATACGGCCTTTTCTTGAATTTGCAAGCTTTTGGGGAACTTTTTTTGCAAATAAATTATTCGATGAACCGGTAATTAAACAGTTGCCAGCCGAGTGTCAGCCCTACATTCCACTCCCTTCTTGGTGAGCTATAATGATTTACATATGCAGAGATAGCTCCAAATGGTAATTGACAAACCACTGAAATTTCTCCTAAATATTCGAATCGGGAAAATGCTTTTCCATAATAAGCCTTATTAATGGAGTTCCGTTCAATTGGGAAAATAGGCAAAAAACCATAAAATTCTCCACGGACATGAAACATCTGGTTTAAACGATAAATGGGACGTATTCCGGCAGCAACATATTGATTGGCACGGAAAGCTTCGTTATACGTCAATTTACTATGTGCAGTGGGGGCAAACTCACTAGCCTGCATCATAGTGGCCGTATAGTTCTCTGAGAAGTTCTTAGAGGCATAAACTGCGTCCAGATACCATCCCAATATCCAATTAGCACCCATCTTATGATATTTCTCCTTCATATATGACAACTGTAACCACGAATGCTTTTCTTTTACGGGCTTTTTATTCTCCGAATTAACCCCCGGACGAAAACTTTCATTTCCCGTAAATATCTGAGCAACCAAGGCCTCTCTTGCACCTTGAATCGGGAATTGCCTGGAGTTCAGTGTACTGCCATTAAAACTAACGGAACCACCAAACAGGCGATATCCGCTCTTATCATATTTGTCCTTATCAAAATCAATCACATTATTCTGAAAGTATCGATCCTCTATCTGCGCAATTCCAAAGCCCAATTCCAATCTTTTGCTGGATAAGAAAGGAAGAGCGACCTTCAATTTCAAGAATCGTTCATCCTTCTGATTAAAAGCCGGCTTATCGTTTTTAGAGAAAAGCTTATCTTTTTTAAAATAATCGAAAGTACTGATGGAAGCGATAAAACGATAGGATGTCGGGATAGTAGTGGCAAAATCGACTTTGGCCATGAACTGAGCATTATTATATATTTTGCCCAACTGTCCGTCAAGCGTAAACTCTTTCGAATAATAGTTCAGATTCTGGTATGCAAGTCCCAGATAAATCTGATTGGAGCTGGTCGTAGACACATTACCTCCCACACGAACCGAAAATTCATTCTCCATCTTTATTTTCAGATGCAAATCGTACGTATCATCTTCCGGATTGAAAACGGCATGGGGAATAATCTCCGAAATCATGTTATCCGAAAGTAAACGGAAATATCCCCGTTTCAAATCCTCATACGTAAATTCTTTATCGTCCGAGGTATGAAACTCTTTCTTTATGTACACCTGTTGGTGAGTATTAGCTCCGTCGATATAGATGTTTTTAAATCTGAGTTCAGGATAATTGCTTTTATACACCAACCGCCTTAAACGGATATTATCCACATTAACCCTACGGTGAATACGGCTTTTGATGGAGTCCATCAGGCTCATTGTACGGTCATATCCTATTTTCTCGAGCTCATCGATGCGTTGGAAGTCCATCAGACTTACATCATTATATTTGAAAGTCATCAAAATACCGGCAGAATCAGGAAGAGAGTAGTCTGTCTTCTGCATAACCATATTTTCTATCTGGCTCATCAGATCATTCTCTTTCGGCTTTCCCGGATTAGTAGATACAACGCTACCGATAATGATGTCCGGATGAAAATCCTCACGCATCACGTCGGTTGGAAAATTATTATAGATTCCACCGTCGTAAGCCAACATGCTGTCTATCTCGATAGGCTTGAACATAAAGGGAAAACTCATAGAAGCCCGTACGGCGTCACCCAGATCACCACGCTTCAGAATCAGCTGCTTCTTGTTATACACATCCGATGCGATACAACGAAATGGTACAAAAAGTTTATCAAAGTCACCGTCACATGCAGCCGTAGCGCGCGCATACAGATCGATAAAGACAAGGTTCATCTGGATAGGATTAACAACACTGGTCGGCAGAAACTGCGGCTTCAGGCTCAACGAGTCCTTAAAGGAAAAACGTATATTGAAAAACTCCGGCGTGGGAAGATTCTTCTTAAAATAGTACATGTATTTTTCTTCCACCTCACCGGAATACCATCGCTTGAAATCTTCTGATTTCAGTAAGGTTTCCATGTCGTCAGGCGAATACCCCATGGCATAAAGAGAGCCCACAATGGCTCCCATAGAAGTACCGGTTATATAATCTATCGGGATATTATTCTCTTCTAGAGCACGAATAATTCCAATATGCGTCAGTCCTTTAGCACCGCCGCCACTCAATACCAATCCGACTTTCTGTGCCTGGACAAGCATTGGCAAAAACAGTAAAAAAAGAAATAACAATAAAAGATTTTTCTTCATAAGGTCCAGCAAAACACTATATAGAGGGTTAAATCATCGTTCAAATATATACAATAGTTTCCAATTTACCGACAGCTGACATACATTTCTAATGAAAAAAGAGCATTACGATACATTTTCATGCACGTAATGCTCTTTGAATGATATTATGAAATTAAAAAGCGGCTGCTTAAATCAGCTCAATGCTTCTTTTT containing:
- a CDS encoding patatin-like phospholipase family protein, whose translation is MKKNLLLLFLFLLFLPMLVQAQKVGLVLSGGGAKGLTHIGIIRALEENNIPIDYITGTSMGAIVGSLYAMGYSPDDMETLLKSEDFKRWYSGEVEEKYMYYFKKNLPTPEFFNIRFSFKDSLSLKPQFLPTSVVNPIQMNLVFIDLYARATAACDGDFDKLFVPFRCIASDVYNKKQLILKRGDLGDAVRASMSFPFMFKPIEIDSMLAYDGGIYNNFPTDVMREDFHPDIIIGSVVSTNPGKPKENDLMSQIENMVMQKTDYSLPDSAGILMTFKYNDVSLMDFQRIDELEKIGYDRTMSLMDSIKSRIHRRVNVDNIRLRRLVYKSNYPELRFKNIYIDGANTHQQVYIKKEFHTSDDKEFTYEDLKRGYFRLLSDNMISEIIPHAVFNPEDDTYDLHLKIKMENEFSVRVGGNVSTTSSNQIYLGLAYQNLNYYSKEFTLDGQLGKIYNNAQFMAKVDFATTIPTSYRFIASISTFDYFKKDKLFSKNDKPAFNQKDERFLKLKVALPFLSSKRLELGFGIAQIEDRYFQNNVIDFDKDKYDKSGYRLFGGSVSFNGSTLNSRQFPIQGAREALVAQIFTGNESFRPGVNSENKKPVKEKHSWLQLSYMKEKYHKMGANWILGWYLDAVYASKNFSENYTATMMQASEFAPTAHSKLTYNEAFRANQYVAAGIRPIYRLNQMFHVRGEFYGFLPIFPIERNSINKAYYGKAFSRFEYLGEISVVCQLPFGAISAYVNHYSSPRREWNVGLTLGWQLFNYRFIE